From the Salinimicrobium tongyeongense genome, one window contains:
- a CDS encoding ABC transporter permease, translating into MRNLKLIIKREYLARVKNKAFIVMTFLSPLILVGMIVLIAYLVNLNSGEQHVIGVNDESGIFVEDFNNSEDVKFIDLSDIDLEAAKTIAKEKEYYGLLHIPKLEPNTLPEIQFFAKEAPAFGFLSEVEKTIAEKLTNRQLLARGIDLDVIASSRAKVDIGIQNFSGEKTSKMSTYVKMFFGGAAGYLLMMFIIIYGNMVMRSVIEEKTNRIIEIIISSVKPIHLMLGKILGTSFAGITQFLIWVFLGGVMLTVVTAISGMSMAELHGPQQQAMEQISDNELQQLVIDIANLPMLLLLVSFLVYFIGGYFLYSAIYAAIGAAVDNETDTQQFMLPVILPLMLGIYVGFFAVIENPHGVVSTVFSMIPLTSPIVMLMRIPFGVAWWELAISIGILFLTIACVVWIAAKIYRVGILMYGKKPGYKDLYKWLKY; encoded by the coding sequence ATGCGTAACCTTAAACTAATTATTAAGAGGGAATACCTGGCAAGGGTCAAAAATAAAGCCTTCATCGTAATGACATTTTTGAGCCCCCTCATCCTGGTTGGGATGATTGTGCTCATCGCTTACCTGGTTAACTTAAATTCGGGCGAGCAGCACGTGATTGGGGTAAATGATGAAAGCGGAATTTTTGTGGAAGACTTTAATAATTCTGAAGACGTTAAGTTTATTGACCTTTCTGACATTGATCTCGAAGCGGCCAAGACCATCGCGAAAGAAAAGGAATACTACGGATTGCTGCATATTCCGAAGCTGGAGCCCAACACCCTTCCCGAAATCCAGTTCTTTGCCAAAGAAGCCCCGGCCTTTGGGTTTTTGAGCGAAGTAGAGAAAACCATCGCCGAAAAACTCACCAACAGGCAGCTGCTGGCCCGCGGCATTGACCTGGATGTTATCGCCTCTTCGAGGGCTAAGGTAGATATTGGGATTCAGAATTTTTCGGGTGAAAAGACCTCAAAAATGTCAACTTATGTAAAGATGTTCTTTGGTGGCGCAGCCGGTTACCTGTTGATGATGTTCATTATTATCTATGGAAACATGGTGATGCGCAGTGTGATCGAGGAAAAGACCAACCGTATCATAGAGATCATTATTTCTTCAGTAAAACCTATCCACCTAATGTTGGGTAAGATTTTGGGTACTTCTTTTGCCGGAATTACTCAATTTCTCATCTGGGTATTTTTAGGAGGGGTAATGCTTACGGTGGTCACTGCCATTTCTGGAATGAGCATGGCCGAACTGCATGGTCCGCAGCAGCAGGCAATGGAACAAATTAGCGACAACGAACTGCAGCAACTGGTGATAGATATTGCAAATTTACCTATGCTCCTGCTGCTCGTTAGCTTTCTGGTCTATTTTATTGGGGGGTACTTTTTATACAGCGCGATATATGCGGCCATTGGCGCAGCGGTAGACAATGAGACCGATACCCAGCAGTTCATGCTGCCGGTAATCTTGCCGTTAATGTTGGGGATCTATGTGGGCTTTTTTGCCGTGATCGAGAATCCGCATGGGGTGGTTTCCACGGTATTTTCCATGATTCCGCTTACTTCGCCCATTGTGATGCTTATGCGTATCCCTTTTGGAGTTGCCTGGTGGGAACTGGCCATTTCTATAGGCATACTTTTTCTCACTATCGCCTGCGTGGTATGGATTGCGGCCAAGATCTACAGGGTGGGGATATTAATGTACGGCAAGAAACCAGGCTACAAGGATTTGTACAAGTGGCTTAAATATTAA
- a CDS encoding DUF6268 family outer membrane beta-barrel protein, whose product MKKLSFCLFMALLVSGVISMQAQNTDLARIEYTYFPQSDSDNSFRRFRTFVNFPIKLKKEGSYLFPGVEYENINFKFNDKAPVLERDELDRYQSFSASLGYTFKMQKNWRFAATAGLMLASNYEMGEVLSDDLLYTGSVFFIKDEKGEETLRPWRLILGLHYSTTSGMPFPLPVVNYYREISPNWSYSAGVPKSNLKYSFNEKHHLQLFATLDGFFANIQNNRVMSTTGQVAENISMTIVLGGIGYEYNFTKHLVYYLYAGHTLMNDIRLRNGNKDDVYEVNKTNTFYGRSGIKFKI is encoded by the coding sequence ATGAAAAAACTAAGCTTTTGTCTTTTTATGGCCCTGCTGGTTTCAGGTGTAATCAGCATGCAGGCACAAAACACCGACCTGGCCAGAATTGAATATACCTATTTTCCGCAGTCAGATTCAGATAACTCTTTTAGAAGGTTCAGGACCTTTGTCAACTTTCCCATAAAACTGAAGAAGGAAGGTAGTTATCTTTTTCCGGGAGTAGAATATGAGAATATCAATTTCAAATTTAATGATAAGGCTCCTGTTTTAGAAAGGGATGAGCTGGACAGGTACCAGTCTTTTAGCGCCAGCCTGGGCTACACCTTCAAAATGCAGAAGAACTGGAGGTTTGCCGCCACGGCAGGATTAATGCTGGCTTCAAATTATGAAATGGGAGAGGTGCTAAGTGACGATCTGCTTTACACCGGTTCGGTATTTTTTATCAAAGATGAGAAGGGCGAAGAAACCCTAAGGCCATGGAGGCTGATATTGGGGCTGCATTATTCCACAACCTCAGGAATGCCGTTCCCGTTGCCGGTGGTGAACTACTACCGGGAAATTTCGCCAAACTGGTCGTATTCTGCAGGGGTACCAAAGTCAAACCTCAAATATTCTTTTAATGAAAAACACCACCTGCAGCTCTTTGCAACATTAGATGGTTTTTTTGCTAATATACAGAATAACAGGGTGATGTCAACCACAGGGCAGGTTGCCGAGAATATTTCGATGACCATTGTGCTGGGAGGGATTGGTTATGAGTATAACTTTACCAAACATTTAGTATATTACCTCTACGCCGGTCACACCCTTATGAACGACATCAGGCTTAGAAATGGCAATAAAGATGATGTTTATGAGGTCAACAAAACCAACACCTTTTATGGCCGAAGCGGAATAAAATTTAAAATTTAA
- a CDS encoding sigma-54-dependent transcriptional regulator, with translation MPKILLIEDEAAIRRVLIKILTEENSTYEVDEAADGLEGVEKIKEQDYDLILCDIKMPKMDGVEVLEAAKKLKPEIPMVMISGHGDLDTAVNTMRMGAFDYISKPPDLNRLLNTVRNALDRKELMVENTRLKKKVGKNYEMIGESEAITRIKDIIEKVAPTDARVLITGPNGTGKELVAHWLHQKSDRSAGPMIEVNCAAIPSELIESELFGHVKGAFTSANKDRAGKFEAANGGTIFLDEVGDMSLSAQAKVLRALQESKISRVGSDKDIKVNVRVIAATNKDLKKEIEENNFREDLYHRLAVILIKVPGLNERRDDIPLLVNFFADKISEEQGVNKKTFTEDALNLLKEYNWTGNIRELRNVVERLIILGGQEVSEEDVRLFASK, from the coding sequence ATGCCAAAGATACTTTTAATCGAAGACGAAGCCGCCATAAGACGGGTTTTGATAAAAATACTTACTGAAGAGAACTCCACTTACGAGGTCGATGAGGCTGCCGATGGCCTTGAAGGAGTAGAAAAGATTAAAGAACAGGACTACGATCTTATTCTCTGCGATATTAAAATGCCAAAAATGGATGGGGTAGAAGTATTGGAAGCCGCTAAAAAACTGAAACCCGAAATTCCCATGGTAATGATCTCGGGTCACGGCGATCTTGATACCGCGGTGAACACCATGCGCATGGGAGCTTTTGATTATATCTCAAAACCGCCCGATCTTAACCGCTTGCTCAACACTGTGAGAAACGCGCTCGACAGAAAAGAGCTGATGGTTGAAAATACCCGGCTAAAGAAAAAAGTGGGGAAGAATTATGAGATGATTGGCGAATCTGAAGCCATCACCAGGATCAAGGATATTATTGAAAAAGTGGCACCTACCGATGCCCGCGTGCTCATTACCGGCCCCAACGGAACCGGGAAAGAGCTGGTGGCCCACTGGCTGCATCAAAAGAGCGATCGTTCGGCCGGGCCAATGATCGAGGTGAATTGTGCCGCCATTCCTTCAGAATTGATAGAAAGTGAGCTTTTTGGGCATGTAAAAGGGGCGTTTACCTCGGCCAATAAAGACCGCGCCGGGAAATTTGAAGCCGCCAACGGCGGTACCATTTTTCTTGATGAGGTAGGCGATATGAGCCTCTCGGCCCAGGCCAAGGTGCTACGGGCCCTGCAGGAGAGCAAGATCTCAAGGGTGGGGAGCGACAAAGACATTAAAGTCAACGTTCGTGTGATTGCTGCTACCAACAAAGATCTCAAAAAGGAGATTGAAGAGAATAATTTTAGGGAAGACCTTTACCACAGGCTGGCAGTAATCCTCATTAAAGTGCCGGGGCTCAATGAAAGACGGGATGACATTCCTTTGCTGGTGAATTTCTTTGCCGATAAAATTTCCGAAGAACAGGGCGTGAATAAAAAGACTTTTACTGAAGATGCTTTAAACCTTCTGAAAGAATACAACTGGACCGGAAATATCCGGGAGCTGCGCAACGTGGTGGAACGGCTTATCATACTTGGAGGACAGGAAGTGAGCGAAGAAGATGTAAGGTTGTTTGCCAGTAAGTAG
- a CDS encoding DUF6702 family protein: MKRTSLLLFIVLPLLAFTAAHKFYVSATNIDYNEKQRSLQIISHVFADDLENLLKTRYSESLTLIKGNEHPAADEYVQKYFNDKFRLSVNGKDRSFSYIGKEYDKDQLLVYLEVENVEPIKSISVENAVLTDLFPEQKNVIKVEYKGRIKSLLLMRDNPGGTLNFSN; the protein is encoded by the coding sequence ATGAAAAGAACAAGCCTACTACTTTTTATTGTGTTGCCTTTACTGGCTTTTACTGCTGCACATAAATTCTATGTTAGCGCAACGAACATAGATTACAATGAAAAGCAGCGTTCCCTGCAAATCATTTCTCACGTTTTTGCTGATGACCTCGAAAATCTTCTGAAAACCCGTTACAGCGAGAGTTTAACCCTCATTAAAGGGAACGAGCACCCGGCCGCAGATGAGTACGTACAGAAGTATTTCAACGACAAGTTCCGCCTAAGTGTAAATGGAAAGGATCGCAGCTTCAGCTACATAGGAAAAGAATATGATAAAGACCAGCTGCTGGTATACCTGGAAGTGGAAAACGTGGAGCCGATCAAAAGCATAAGTGTCGAAAATGCTGTTTTGACAGACCTTTTTCCGGAGCAAAAAAATGTCATAAAAGTAGAGTATAAAGGCAGGATCAAAAGTCTGCTGCTTATGCGCGACAACCCAGGCGGGACGTTAAATTTCAGCAATTAA
- a CDS encoding M1 family metallopeptidase, which produces MKSIKTAFAAFFILFSTALFAQETEQQAEQRDGGHINENKFRQLYQEFSTPNQYRTGSGAPGPAYYQNEADYKMDIELDDKNQKLIGRETITYHNNSPDVLEYLWVQLDQNIRSKESVAKLKDGNGIAPVAQPGNFVSEYMQEPFDGGFNITEVSVDGKPLKTLINNTMMRVDLPQPLKAGEKFTFDIAWWYNINNHLEDRGRSGYEHFPEDGNNSYVIAQFFPRMAVYNDVEGWQNYQFWGNGEFALPFGDYEVNITVPADHILDGTGELVNRKEVFSKEMMRRYEQAKKSYDKPVMIVTQEEAEAAEKGFSDRKKTWKLKAEMVRDFAFATSRKFIWDMMAVDLGEKDVMAVSLYPKEGNPLWEDYSTKVVAHTLKSYSDHTFTYPYPKAISVHAKNQGMEYPMICWNYGRPNEDGTYSDRVKYGMMSVIIHEVGHNFFPMIVNSDERQWGWMDEGLDTFMQYVAEQEYGEKFPDDIAPNTKYPSRRGEPSKIVNYMKGDQKYIAPIMSNPENVYQLGNNAYGKPATALNILRETVMGKELFDYAFKTYAQRWMFKHPTPEDFFRTMEDASAVDLDWFWRGWFYTTDNVDIGVSGVKKYYVTDKPTKAGTELLQRFGVEDPSAMDILYVVEEGSEEFDASLKGKSPAENSTTLNEYLMDNFTPQQRAEMKMPKYFYQVTFNKPGGLVMPIIVEYTYADGTSEKVTYPAQIWRKNDQEVSRALATDKEITKIVVDPDLETADVNVNNNSWPQQAEVDKFQEFKERTQG; this is translated from the coding sequence ATGAAATCTATTAAAACTGCCTTTGCAGCTTTTTTTATTTTGTTCTCTACCGCACTTTTTGCGCAGGAGACAGAGCAGCAAGCTGAGCAAAGGGATGGAGGCCACATTAACGAGAACAAATTCCGCCAGCTGTACCAGGAATTTTCTACTCCAAACCAGTACCGCACCGGCAGTGGTGCGCCCGGGCCTGCTTATTATCAGAATGAAGCCGATTATAAAATGGACATCGAGCTGGATGATAAAAACCAGAAATTAATCGGTCGTGAGACGATTACCTATCACAACAATTCCCCCGATGTGCTCGAATATCTTTGGGTGCAACTTGACCAGAATATTCGCTCTAAAGAATCTGTAGCCAAACTGAAAGATGGTAACGGAATCGCCCCTGTGGCCCAGCCGGGGAATTTTGTATCAGAATATATGCAGGAGCCTTTTGACGGAGGTTTTAATATTACCGAAGTGAGTGTTGACGGTAAACCCTTAAAAACCCTTATTAACAACACCATGATGCGGGTAGACCTTCCGCAGCCATTGAAGGCCGGAGAAAAGTTCACTTTTGACATTGCCTGGTGGTATAATATCAACAACCACCTTGAAGACAGGGGGCGGTCTGGATATGAGCATTTTCCTGAAGATGGGAACAACAGCTATGTAATTGCACAGTTCTTCCCGCGAATGGCAGTTTACAATGATGTGGAAGGATGGCAAAATTACCAGTTTTGGGGAAATGGGGAATTTGCCCTTCCTTTTGGAGATTACGAGGTAAATATTACGGTACCTGCAGACCATATTCTTGACGGAACCGGCGAACTGGTGAACCGAAAAGAGGTGTTTTCAAAAGAAATGATGCGCAGGTACGAGCAGGCTAAAAAATCTTATGACAAGCCTGTAATGATCGTAACCCAGGAAGAAGCAGAGGCGGCCGAAAAAGGCTTTTCTGACAGGAAAAAAACCTGGAAGTTAAAGGCTGAAATGGTGAGGGATTTTGCCTTTGCCACTTCCCGAAAATTTATCTGGGACATGATGGCTGTAGATCTTGGCGAGAAAGACGTGATGGCAGTTTCCCTGTACCCAAAAGAAGGTAACCCGCTTTGGGAAGATTACTCCACCAAGGTGGTTGCACATACGTTAAAATCGTATTCAGATCATACATTTACCTATCCTTATCCAAAGGCAATTTCGGTACATGCCAAGAACCAGGGAATGGAATATCCCATGATTTGCTGGAACTATGGGAGGCCTAATGAAGACGGTACTTACAGTGACCGAGTAAAATACGGGATGATGAGCGTGATTATCCACGAAGTGGGGCACAACTTTTTCCCAATGATCGTGAATTCAGATGAGCGCCAGTGGGGCTGGATGGATGAAGGGCTCGATACCTTTATGCAGTATGTAGCCGAGCAGGAGTATGGTGAGAAATTTCCAGATGATATTGCGCCAAACACAAAATACCCTTCAAGAAGGGGAGAGCCTTCAAAGATTGTTAATTACATGAAAGGCGATCAAAAATATATAGCCCCAATCATGTCCAACCCCGAAAATGTGTACCAGTTAGGTAACAATGCCTATGGAAAGCCTGCAACTGCGCTTAATATACTTAGGGAAACGGTAATGGGGAAAGAGCTGTTTGATTATGCGTTCAAGACCTATGCTCAAAGATGGATGTTCAAGCATCCAACCCCCGAAGATTTCTTCAGAACAATGGAAGATGCTTCGGCTGTAGATCTTGACTGGTTCTGGAGAGGCTGGTTCTATACTACAGATAATGTGGATATAGGGGTTTCAGGCGTAAAAAAATATTACGTTACCGATAAACCTACCAAAGCAGGTACCGAATTGCTACAGCGCTTTGGGGTAGAAGATCCTTCGGCTATGGATATTCTTTATGTGGTTGAAGAAGGCAGCGAAGAATTTGACGCTTCCTTAAAGGGAAAATCTCCTGCTGAAAATTCCACCACTTTGAATGAGTATTTAATGGACAATTTTACGCCTCAGCAAAGAGCAGAGATGAAAATGCCAAAGTATTTTTACCAGGTGACCTTCAATAAACCGGGTGGTTTGGTGATGCCTATTATTGTTGAATACACCTATGCCGATGGCACTTCTGAAAAAGTGACTTACCCGGCACAAATCTGGAGAAAGAATGATCAGGAAGTGAGCCGTGCTCTGGCGACCGATAAGGAGATCACTAAAATTGTGGTAGATCCCGATCTTGAAACTGCCGATGTGAACGTGAATAACAATTCATGGCCGCAGCAGGCAGAAGTTGATAAATTTCAGGAATTTAAAGAGAGAACCCAGGGGTAG